Within the Roseicitreum antarcticum genome, the region CGATCCCGCAACGCGCATCACCCAACGCCGCATCACACCCCGCCTGAAACGTGCGCCCGACAGTCTGGCCAAGGATATGCGCAAGTGACCGCACCTCGGCGACAAACGCCATACGCCCGCGCCGGATTTGCCCGACCGCTCCGCGCCGCAGCAGCACCCGCTGGCTGGTGTCGGCCCAGTTCACCCGCCACAGCTCCACCGCCGCATTGTCCCAGCGCCCGTCCAAGATGTCGGTCTCGGTGATCCGGTCCGAGGTCAGCACGCCACTTGCGTCCTGTGCATCGACGGCCAAATCAGAGCCGGAGCGAATTTCCGAGGCCGCAAACCCACTCTCCGGTTCAAACTCAGTGCCGTCAAAGCTGAGGGCGCGATCATGATCGGTGAAGCCCAGCGCCATGCCGTCCGCTCGCGAAATCCGCCAGCACCAGGACAAGGTGGTGGTGCCATCGTCCAGATGCGTCTGCAGTGAAGGCGAGAGCGATTTCATCTGCGGATCTCCAGAAGAGGGATGGACGTGATTGACCCGAGCCGCTCGATATCGAGGGTCACGTCCAGCGTGTCGGTGTCGAAGCGGACGGGCACATCGAATTCGAAGCCTGTCGTGATCGCAACGCCTGCGCCGGGAGGGGCAGCGAAAGAGACACTGCCGTTGGTGGTATCGACGCTCCAGCCGGTCATCTGTTCGACGCCGTTCAAGGCAAGGCGGACGGTGCCAGCGACAGGTTTGACGATGACGCGGGTCCAGCTTTGCGCGCCGGAAGTGTAACGTTTCAGGAGGCCGAAGGTTGTGACCGCACCATTTCCAGTGCCGATGGGTTGGTCGGTCGGAGCCACCGCTTGCGATGGCAGGCAGGATTTGTAATCGGCCCAGTCCTTGTAGCGAAAGCCATGCAGGCGGCCGTTGCGCGCCTCAAAGAAGGCGACGACCAAAGCCAGATCATCGGCGCGACGGATACCATAAGCCACATCATAGCGGCGGCGCGAGTTGGCCCAGCTGGCATTGCGTTCTTCGTCGCCGCTCGCCAGCTCGACAATCTGGGTGCGCCGTTCCGGGCCGCCCCGCGCGCCACGGCTGATATTGTCGGGGAACCTGACCTCATGAAACGCCATCACATGCCCCTCCGGCCCAGCGACACGGCGCGGGCGATGTCGGCCGCGACCTGCGTGCGCGATTGCCGGAAGCTTTCGGCATCGCGGGACATAATGGTGACGTTGACGGCGGGCGCGGCGCTGGACTGGCCATAGCCCGCCGCCTCCCGCCGCGACAGCACCCGTTCCCCGCGCTGCAGGATAGCCGGAACCTCGTCCGGTCGAAGTCCCGCCCAGCCGCCCGCATGCATACGCGGGGCACTCGCGAAGGTCAGCGCAGGGACCATGCGGCCCGGGCCCGGCGATCCGACCGTGCCGCCTGCATGCAGGATATCTGCGAACAATCCACCCGCACCGCCCAGCGCGCCTGAGAGGGCAGTGGCTATAGGACCGAGGATGAAGCGCCGCGCCGCCAGTTTTGCCAGATCGGCGATCATCGAGGTGACGAGGTCGCGGAAGTCGAGCTTGCCGGTTTTGACGAAGGTGGCCACGGCATTCTCGGCGCTCTGGAATGCGCCGACCAGTGTCTGGCCGATATCGCCACCGATATCGCGGGCCTTTGAGGCATAGACGGCGAGCGCTGCCGTGACTGCGCCCCAGCCTATTGCGGCCTGTTCCGCGCCCTCGGCTGCTGCTGCCCCGGCAGCGCGCGCCGCGGCTCCCGAACCACCGGCAGCGGCGGCAGTCTCGTCCAGCTCGAGCCCGAGCGCATCCGCCGAGGCCGCAGCATCGGCCAGTGCGGCTTCAGCCTCCGCCCCGCTGCCGGTTACCGCGTCGCGCAGCGCTTGCCAGGTTGCCAGTGGGCGACCAGCGGCATCTGCGAGCATTCCCGCCGCCTCGTGATAGCCGTCGGCGCGGGCCCGGGCGTCGTCGGCCATTGTGGCAAGCCCCAGATCGGGTGGTTCAAGATAAGTGCGCGACAGCGCGGCGGAGAAGGCATCACCTGCGGCGGCACCCGCTGCGGTTGCCGCACCCTCGAACGGGTTGCCGATCTGCGCCAGGTCCACCGGCTCCAGCGTGCCGATCCGGACCCCACCTTCACCCGTCGCCCATTCCGGCAGCAGCGCCAGAGCAGCATTCAAGCCGTTGATGAAACTGTTGATCCGGGTGACGACACCGTTCAGCATCGCCTCGACGCCGGAGATCAACCCATTTGCGGCCTGAAAGGCAAAGTCACCGATGGCGCCGGGCAGACTGCCCCAGATCGCCTTCATCGCATCGAAAGCGCCCTGGAAGATCGCCACTGACCTGTCGCCGAAGCTGACAACCCCCGCGATGGTGCCCTCAAGTGCCGTGAGACTTGCGGCCTTCATCCTCTCCCACCCGGCCGCCATGCGCGCAAATGCACCATCCAGCGCCAACCCCATCCGCGACCAGACCTCCTTGGCCAGATCGCCAAGCAACCGGAACGCCTCTCCAACGCCACCAACCCGGGCCACCAGCCGGGTGAACTGATAGACCAGTTCGCCTGCGCCGACGATCAGCGCGCCGATGCCGGTTCGGATCAAGGCGCCACGCAGGATGACCAGCGCCGTAGCCAACCCGCGCACGGAAAGCGCCGCCGCCGCCATGCCCGCCACCCAGCGCCCGGCCATGATGCCCGCGAAGGTGGCGGCATAAGTCGTCAGCCGCCCGATGTTGTCGAACAGAGCCTTGATCGCGATGCCCAGTGGCCCGGTGCGGCTGGCAATAGCGGCCATGGCGTTGGCCACCGCCTCCAAGGCAGGCGCTGCAGCGACAGCGAGCTGGTTCGACAGCCCGCGCCAGATCAGGCCGAGACGCGAGATTGCGTCATTGGTTCGTTCGATCTGGTCTGCGTCCTGCTCCGAGACGACCACTCCGAAGGCAAGCACATCCTCGGTCGCCTGGCGCAGTGTCGCCGTGTCGATCCGGGTGAACACCAGGGCCGCGCGGTCGCCGAAGAGCTGCGAGGCCACCGCCGCGCGTTCGGCCTCGGGGACAAATTGCCCCAGCGCCTCCTGAATGGCCGCGATGCGCGCATCCAGCGGCAGGCGTTGCAACTCCTCGGCCGAGAGGTGCAGGCGGTCCAAGGCATCGACCGCTGGTCCGGTTCCGGCGGCCGCCTGGCTCAGCCGCCGCGTCAGCTGCACGGTGGCTTGCTCGACCTGACCCATCGACACGCCCGCCAGATCGCCCGCGCGCTCCAGCACCTGAAGGCTGGCGACCGTCGTGCCGAGCGATTGTGCCATCTTGGCCTGCGCATCGACGGTCTGCAGCCCCGAGCGGATCATCGCCACGCCCGCCGCCGCCAGTGCCGCAGTGGCGGCCGCAGCAGCCACCGTCGCGCGGCGGGCAAAGGCGGCAACGCGCGCATTCGCCATGTCCATCTCGCGCGACAGCCGCCCGAAGCCCCGCGCCCCGGCATCACCCACACCTTCCAACTCGGCGCGGACCTGGCGGCCGCCCTCTGCCACAAGGCGGACGGATACGCGTTTTTCAGCCATCGCGGCTTCCTTCCATTTGTTCGTTCAGTTTGCGGACCATCACCGCCTCGATCTCGGGCAGCAGTTCGGCGGCGATCAGGGCGTTCACGCCCAGCGCCTGTGCGAGGGCGAGGGCCGCGCCCATGTCCCATCCGAGGACCGCGCCGGGGATGACCCGCAGCTGGCCCCCGAGGCGGCCGACCAGATCCCAGACCTGCCAGCCCTCCGGCGTTTGTGGCTGGTTCAGTCTTGTGGGGCAGTCGGGGCAGCGCCCCGTGCAGGCCGTGCAGTAGCGGTCGCCCCCGCCGAAGGACCACTCGGCAAGGGCGCGGAGACGTTTTTTTCCGCGTCCAGGATCAGACCCTTGGCGACGTATTGAGTCTGGAAGGCCTCGAAGACCGGCCAGATTTCCAGAAGGGCGTCGATGCCCTCGGGGGTGACGGGCACGATATTGCCCGCGTCATCTCCCACGCCCTCCCAATCCAGCACTGCGCGGCGGGCCACGGCTTTCGCCATGGCCAGCGCCAGTTCCTCTTGGGAAGCACCATCGGGCAGTCCTTCGATTGCCGGATCGGCGCGGGCCGATACCATCAGGGCGGTGGTCAGGGGGCCTACCAGCAGGCGCAGGCCAGGTGCGAGGTCCAGCCATTGCGGCGTGGCGGTCAGGTTCAGACGGATCATCAGTATGCCTCGATATCGTTGATCAGGGTTGCGGTGCACATGCGG harbors:
- a CDS encoding DUF7697 family protein, which translates into the protein MNQPQTPEGWQVWDLVGRLGGQLRVIPGAVLGWDMGAALALAQALGVNALIAAELLPEIEAVMVRKLNEQMEGSRDG
- a CDS encoding DUF2163 domain-containing protein yields the protein MKSLSPSLQTHLDDGTTTLSWCWRISRADGMALGFTDHDRALSFDGTEFEPESGFAASEIRSGSDLAVDAQDASGVLTSDRITETDILDGRWDNAAVELWRVNWADTSQRVLLRRGAVGQIRRGRMAFVAEVRSLAHILGQTVGRTFQAGCDAALGDARCGIDLENGVYKGSGVVTDLLRDRAFMASGLPGFNAGWFTSGTVTWTSGANAGRITEVLAHGLTDAIATLTLLEAPVRAFAEGDSFIARAGCDKRIATCGAKFANTANFRGFPNIPGQDAVLRYASQDGGHEGSVL
- a CDS encoding phage tail tape measure C-terminal domain-containing protein, coding for MAEKRVSVRLVAEGGRQVRAELEGVGDAGARGFGRLSREMDMANARVAAFARRATVAAAAATAALAAAGVAMIRSGLQTVDAQAKMAQSLGTTVASLQVLERAGDLAGVSMGQVEQATVQLTRRLSQAAAGTGPAVDALDRLHLSAEELQRLPLDARIAAIQEALGQFVPEAERAAVASQLFGDRAALVFTRIDTATLRQATEDVLAFGVVVSEQDADQIERTNDAISRLGLIWRGLSNQLAVAAAPALEAVANAMAAIASRTGPLGIAIKALFDNIGRLTTYAATFAGIMAGRWVAGMAAAALSVRGLATALVILRGALIRTGIGALIVGAGELVYQFTRLVARVGGVGEAFRLLGDLAKEVWSRMGLALDGAFARMAAGWERMKAASLTALEGTIAGVVSFGDRSVAIFQGAFDAMKAIWGSLPGAIGDFAFQAANGLISGVEAMLNGVVTRINSFINGLNAALALLPEWATGEGGVRIGTLEPVDLAQIGNPFEGAATAAGAAAGDAFSAALSRTYLEPPDLGLATMADDARARADGYHEAAGMLADAAGRPLATWQALRDAVTGSGAEAEAALADAAASADALGLELDETAAAAGGSGAAARAAGAAAAEGAEQAAIGWGAVTAALAVYASKARDIGGDIGQTLVGAFQSAENAVATFVKTGKLDFRDLVTSMIADLAKLAARRFILGPIATALSGALGGAGGLFADILHAGGTVGSPGPGRMVPALTFASAPRMHAGGWAGLRPDEVPAILQRGERVLSRREAAGYGQSSAAPAVNVTIMSRDAESFRQSRTQVAADIARAVSLGRRGM
- a CDS encoding DUF2460 domain-containing protein gives rise to the protein MAFHEVRFPDNISRGARGGPERRTQIVELASGDEERNASWANSRRRYDVAYGIRRADDLALVVAFFEARNGRLHGFRYKDWADYKSCLPSQAVAPTDQPIGTGNGAVTTFGLLKRYTSGAQSWTRVIVKPVAGTVRLALNGVEQMTGWSVDTTNGSVSFAAPPGAGVAITTGFEFDVPVRFDTDTLDVTLDIERLGSITSIPLLEIRR